The proteins below are encoded in one region of Myxococcales bacterium:
- a CDS encoding tetratricopeptide repeat protein: MKTEQSKMKQGLFLAVFGSEKRSFAALFARTAVVTLCLVTVACGGSDKKESAKKDSIWGSGDESTDTALSDLSAETQRKWKHAKELFIQYEKEGWSDSACSSTSSAFEDASSSRKGGFAEALFMAGLSKERCGDSDDAKDFYEKTLSLNPKFCKARVGIGVMQMREGKRSDALVTFSNAIKDDARCTEGYVNLATLQRDSARTSEQYKEALDNLRRGLAIDANYLPAFNQMALLYLDLAKKDKKLLDLAEVVCRQAQQINDKYAPIYNTWGQINLAQDKIIEAAAKFRYATELDPKFFEAYMNFGEITLSYRGYDDAKAAFEKAALLRSNSYDAHLGLGAALRGLKQFDAAEKSYKQAQELDSRRPESYFNLGVLYQNYKGGSIDDFSKAKDYFEEFLDKAKSGGQFAESVDEVRRRCQTSSSRRKRKGGKSECQPGRLQNIEQALAGLREAAKMQSGGN, from the coding sequence ATGAAAACGGAGCAAAGTAAAATGAAGCAAGGTTTATTTCTCGCAGTGTTCGGATCTGAGAAAAGGTCGTTTGCTGCTTTGTTTGCAAGAACTGCGGTCGTGACGCTATGTTTGGTCACGGTAGCGTGCGGTGGTTCGGATAAAAAAGAGAGCGCAAAAAAAGACAGTATCTGGGGTTCGGGCGACGAGAGTACCGACACAGCCCTTAGTGATTTGAGTGCAGAGACTCAACGCAAGTGGAAGCATGCAAAGGAGCTTTTCATTCAATACGAAAAAGAGGGATGGAGCGACAGTGCCTGCAGCAGCACCAGCTCGGCCTTTGAGGATGCCTCAAGCAGTAGGAAAGGCGGTTTCGCCGAAGCTTTGTTTATGGCGGGCTTGTCGAAGGAGCGCTGCGGAGATAGTGATGACGCGAAAGATTTCTATGAAAAGACCCTTAGTCTGAACCCTAAATTTTGCAAAGCACGCGTTGGTATCGGTGTGATGCAGATGAGAGAAGGAAAGCGTTCGGATGCTCTGGTCACATTTAGCAATGCGATTAAGGATGATGCGCGCTGCACCGAGGGTTATGTTAACCTTGCTACGCTTCAGCGTGATTCGGCACGAACTTCAGAGCAGTACAAAGAGGCGTTAGATAATCTTCGTCGTGGACTTGCTATAGATGCCAACTACTTGCCAGCTTTTAATCAGATGGCGTTGCTGTATTTAGATTTGGCCAAAAAAGATAAAAAACTTTTGGATCTTGCCGAGGTTGTTTGCCGGCAGGCTCAGCAAATCAACGATAAATATGCGCCGATTTACAATACGTGGGGCCAGATAAATCTTGCTCAAGACAAGATCATTGAAGCCGCTGCTAAATTTCGTTATGCGACAGAACTCGACCCGAAGTTCTTCGAAGCTTATATGAACTTTGGCGAGATTACCTTGTCTTATCGAGGCTACGACGATGCAAAGGCAGCTTTCGAAAAAGCAGCATTGCTTCGTTCTAATAGCTACGATGCTCATCTAGGATTAGGCGCTGCATTACGCGGACTTAAGCAATTTGACGCTGCTGAAAAAAGTTACAAACAAGCTCAGGAACTGGATTCACGTAGGCCTGAATCCTACTTTAACCTAGGTGTGCTCTATCAGAACTACAAAGGTGGTTCGATCGATGACTTCTCCAAAGCCAAGGACTACTTTGAGGAGTTTTTGGATAAAGCGAAGTCTGGTGGTCAATTTGCCGAAAGCGTCGATGAAGTTCGCAGGCGTTGCCAGACCAGCAGCAGCCGACGCAAACGCAAGGGTGGAAAAAGTGAGTGCCAACCCGGACGGTTGCAAAATATCGAGCAAGCTTTGGCAGGATTGCGCGAAGCTGCCAAGATGCAGTCTGGCGGTAACTGA
- a CDS encoding FHA domain-containing protein, translated as MHAVIETNSDGEVHIVDLGSAAGTVVNGKKVNKARLDEGDEIRLGNTRIVVHFAHAGDDVIDADEATIVSDGGTSGIPPLAFADDDRTAVGQSPANSPIARPSGRPAVPSARPRIPTPQAAFMAPSLGSDLEEEDPEKVRYGLLASGPPVDPHDVETSDPAVEVVVMWGDNSVLHVAHLSPPRAFYVGEGSLKPKKGELGVDFVIGREAIGVDRLPVVVDAGGGVAVVIPDGATGENFCRR; from the coding sequence ATGCATGCCGTCATTGAGACAAACAGCGACGGCGAAGTTCATATTGTGGACCTTGGTTCGGCTGCCGGGACTGTCGTTAATGGCAAAAAGGTTAACAAAGCTCGGTTGGACGAGGGCGATGAGATCCGGTTGGGAAATACCCGCATCGTCGTACATTTTGCTCATGCTGGCGATGATGTGATCGACGCAGATGAGGCAACCATTGTTTCGGATGGTGGTACTTCAGGAATTCCGCCTTTGGCCTTTGCGGATGACGACAGAACAGCCGTAGGGCAAAGTCCTGCCAATTCGCCCATAGCGCGACCTTCAGGTCGACCGGCTGTCCCCTCCGCTCGTCCGCGAATTCCAACGCCTCAGGCGGCTTTTATGGCGCCGAGTCTTGGATCGGACCTTGAGGAAGAAGATCCTGAAAAGGTCCGATACGGTTTGCTTGCAAGTGGCCCACCGGTGGATCCTCATGATGTTGAAACGAGCGATCCTGCTGTCGAAGTTGTGGTGATGTGGGGAGACAACAGCGTTTTACACGTTGCGCATCTTTCGCCCCCGCGTGCATTTTACGTTGGAGAAGGATCGCTAAAGCCTAAAAAAGGCGAACTCGGCGTTGATTTCGTCATAGGTCGTGAAGCGATCGGCGTCGATCGTTTGCCCGTGGTGGTTGATGCCGGAGGAGGGGTTGCGGTCGTGATCCCGGATGGCGCTACTGGAGAAAATTTCTGTCGGAGATGA
- a CDS encoding AgmX/PglI C-terminal domain-containing protein gives MALLEKISVGDDHWDLQGLVVAGKTQPCAELAGAQQYRLPPGAAATVAFRDFTFVVRPVQAGKPIIAGPAFDYRSHLWTGVSILAHIALLLLMYFMPPSPSSLSLELLNPDSRLVKYLSEPPETIEEETPEWLKGPSESEGGKGKRHDGDEGQMGKEDSKKTKNRYGIEGPEDNPDPHMAREEALQEAKTAGILGVLAASTGAWNSPTSPYGRDTALGNDPMSALGAMMGDQIGENFGFRGLGLRGTGRGGGGTGQGTIGLGNLNTIGHGGGGGSGQGYGRGAGGFGGRTARVPQISQGTADVRGSLSKEVIRRVIRRHLNEVRFCYEQELRQRPDLEGRVSVKFIISPSGAVQSSVVDAGSSTLGDNSVRSCVANAVRRWTFPAPEGGGVVIVTYPFMLTSSGG, from the coding sequence ATGGCGCTACTGGAGAAAATTTCTGTCGGAGATGATCACTGGGATCTGCAGGGGCTAGTTGTTGCAGGTAAAACCCAGCCATGCGCTGAGCTTGCTGGCGCTCAACAATATCGGTTACCTCCAGGAGCTGCTGCGACTGTTGCTTTCCGCGATTTCACTTTTGTGGTGCGTCCTGTGCAGGCTGGTAAGCCTATTATTGCGGGACCTGCTTTCGATTACCGTTCCCATCTTTGGACTGGTGTTTCAATTTTGGCGCATATCGCATTGCTATTGCTTATGTATTTCATGCCGCCATCACCGTCGTCACTTTCTTTAGAGCTGCTGAATCCTGATTCGCGGCTGGTGAAGTATTTGAGTGAGCCTCCCGAGACAATCGAGGAAGAGACTCCTGAATGGTTAAAAGGGCCGTCTGAATCCGAGGGCGGTAAAGGCAAACGTCATGATGGGGACGAAGGCCAAATGGGCAAGGAAGATTCCAAAAAGACTAAGAACCGGTACGGAATCGAAGGTCCTGAGGATAACCCCGATCCGCACATGGCGCGTGAGGAAGCTCTTCAAGAAGCTAAAACCGCAGGTATTCTTGGTGTGCTTGCTGCATCAACGGGTGCCTGGAATTCGCCGACCTCTCCTTACGGTAGGGACACCGCGTTGGGTAACGACCCGATGAGTGCACTGGGCGCGATGATGGGCGATCAAATCGGTGAAAACTTTGGTTTTCGAGGTTTAGGATTGCGAGGCACAGGTCGAGGGGGCGGCGGTACAGGCCAAGGCACCATCGGTTTGGGCAATCTTAACACGATTGGCCATGGTGGCGGCGGTGGCAGCGGCCAAGGTTATGGTCGAGGCGCAGGTGGTTTTGGTGGACGTACTGCACGGGTGCCCCAGATTTCGCAAGGTACAGCCGATGTTCGCGGTTCGCTTTCAAAGGAAGTCATCCGCCGTGTTATTCGACGCCACTTGAACGAAGTTCGTTTCTGTTACGAGCAGGAATTGCGGCAGCGACCCGACCTTGAGGGGCGTGTTTCCGTGAAATTTATTATTTCCCCGTCAGGCGCAGTGCAGTCCTCTGTCGTTGATGCCGGTAGTTCGACCTTGGGTGATAATTCTGTTCGAAGTTGCGTAGCCAATGCAGTGCGCCGATGGACTTTCCCTGCACCCGAAGGCGGCGGCGTTGTTATCGTCACCTATCCCTTTATGCTGACCTCCTCAGGCGGTTAA
- a CDS encoding tetratricopeptide repeat protein encodes MQHRKLLIGVFLLVPFVTGGNCSRARVESMNKMNEGVISAQQKQLALAVEQLEQATVIDPTNDQAFWNLGIVHIEMQKYERAKDDLKRALAAKPDSAKYQEKLGSVLIELKDWESAKEALEKALELDPSLFKAHYKLAQVQEELDDLQHALENYTDAIKKAPRFVEAYSALGRLYADLGYLDESRQVLEEGLKVVQPKSDEEANVRQLLGTVYQQKKEFEKAVTQFQAALEIKPGLSDALFSLGWTYSLLQNREEARRYLKKFVESGAGAPDHYLKAARDRLTEIEEGY; translated from the coding sequence ATGCAGCATCGTAAGCTGCTCATTGGTGTTTTTCTACTCGTGCCCTTTGTTACGGGCGGCAATTGCTCACGCGCGCGTGTTGAGTCGATGAACAAAATGAACGAAGGCGTGATTAGCGCACAACAAAAACAATTGGCTTTGGCAGTTGAACAGCTAGAGCAAGCGACGGTGATTGATCCGACAAACGATCAAGCCTTTTGGAACCTAGGTATTGTGCACATCGAAATGCAAAAATACGAGCGTGCAAAAGATGATCTAAAACGTGCGCTTGCGGCCAAACCGGACTCCGCAAAATATCAAGAAAAACTTGGCAGTGTGTTAATCGAACTTAAGGATTGGGAATCTGCAAAAGAAGCTTTGGAAAAAGCTTTGGAGCTAGACCCATCATTGTTCAAGGCGCATTACAAATTGGCACAGGTTCAAGAAGAACTTGATGACCTACAGCATGCTTTGGAAAACTATACGGACGCTATCAAGAAAGCTCCGCGCTTCGTTGAAGCATATAGTGCGCTAGGCAGGCTTTATGCCGATCTGGGTTATCTCGATGAGTCACGTCAGGTGTTGGAAGAAGGGCTCAAAGTTGTGCAACCGAAGAGCGATGAAGAAGCGAATGTTAGGCAGCTCTTAGGAACAGTGTATCAACAGAAAAAAGAGTTTGAAAAAGCAGTGACTCAGTTTCAGGCTGCACTTGAAATCAAACCAGGACTTAGTGATGCATTGTTTTCGCTGGGTTGGACCTATTCGCTTTTGCAAAATCGCGAAGAAGCACGTCGTTATTTGAAAAAATTTGTAGAATCTGGAGCTGGTGCTCCCGATCATTATTTGAAAGCCGCTCGGGACAGACTAACCGAGATTGAAGAAGGCTACTAA
- a CDS encoding tetratricopeptide repeat protein, with amino-acid sequence MFSEQIGDVEQAFDWYQRALIENPTHESTVQETERLAAALDGWSTLANTYARALEQQSDGERLAMAGFRLAQLYEQELGDIERAEQTYRFVVGKNKKAVASLEALDRIYTEHGAFSALRDVLELRIAAVNGSPEASDLNYRLGQLFQRELHAPADAIRVYQHIINDLDSQNIEALHALQLAYYEGEQWTALLDAYEKELDIVLGDDAQAEVLGKMARLAAQRLQDTDKGISLWKRVLDIRGEDREALSALGEIYAKTENWRDLVDVLEREVAVADDDKNRVAIYTDLARVWNDKLQREGNALENWERVLDIDPGNADALLAMAQIHENEGAYQELVETLHRIVDAGAATLDDEALQKVQLKMGSVYNDKLEQPMEAVEAYRQVLEINPRNFSAIEALEKIHAEQGQWDAYIDVLERRMEATDEPDDKIQVLLSIGEAWESKAENPDGGVSAFERVLEHAPMHDVAFEKLEALHRSAERWEPLVELYLSRLEYTGEPDARRALFFRVASVYEKELHDNERAFDALLVAWTEDLSNEAVSAELERLAALTQRWNELLSQANEALQEEEDPELRLTLCLRCARWYGTELGHLEYAIPYYEEIRQLDPVNVPAMRQLTELYRKTEQWQLLAQVLVQLADMTDQAGEKMLRLVELGELCENELGVADQAMPYYKQALDVDSANVEALGKLEHVYRKRELFDELKRTLQRTVDTLGDDPASVAARLELAKVYEEHFKQDQQATDVLSKVLEIEPGNPGALKALQGLYTRHENWQELRSVFESQLDAVETERQRIDVHMQLAMLWEEQFVKPEKAAEHLEEVVALDPTHHDAYLGLARVYRRLQSWESLIETYNRHATSAPDRDLRLCSLSVWVRSMHMSLSNQSVLLMPI; translated from the coding sequence GTGTTTTCTGAACAAATCGGAGATGTGGAGCAAGCTTTTGACTGGTATCAGCGTGCGTTGATTGAGAATCCGACGCATGAATCCACTGTGCAAGAAACCGAGCGACTGGCTGCGGCTCTGGATGGATGGTCAACCTTGGCTAATACCTACGCACGTGCGCTAGAGCAGCAGAGTGATGGCGAGCGTTTGGCCATGGCGGGGTTTCGGCTCGCGCAACTCTATGAGCAAGAGTTGGGTGATATTGAACGAGCCGAGCAGACTTATCGTTTCGTCGTTGGCAAAAATAAAAAGGCAGTTGCATCGTTAGAGGCGCTTGATCGAATATACACGGAGCATGGTGCTTTTTCTGCGTTGCGTGACGTGCTTGAACTTCGGATTGCAGCGGTTAACGGCAGCCCTGAAGCATCGGATCTCAACTATCGGCTAGGTCAGTTGTTTCAACGTGAGTTGCATGCTCCTGCAGACGCGATTCGGGTCTATCAGCATATTATCAACGACTTGGATTCACAAAACATAGAAGCTCTTCATGCACTTCAACTTGCTTACTATGAAGGTGAGCAGTGGACTGCCTTGTTGGATGCTTACGAAAAAGAACTTGATATTGTCCTCGGCGATGATGCGCAAGCTGAAGTGCTAGGCAAGATGGCTCGTTTGGCTGCACAGCGATTGCAAGACACCGACAAAGGAATCAGCCTTTGGAAACGGGTCCTTGATATTCGGGGTGAAGACCGTGAAGCGCTTAGTGCTCTTGGTGAGATTTACGCGAAAACAGAAAACTGGCGAGACCTTGTCGATGTCCTGGAGCGTGAGGTTGCTGTAGCTGATGATGACAAAAACCGTGTGGCCATTTATACGGATCTTGCGCGTGTGTGGAATGACAAACTTCAGCGCGAAGGTAATGCTCTTGAAAACTGGGAACGCGTGCTTGATATTGATCCAGGCAATGCAGATGCCTTACTGGCGATGGCTCAGATTCATGAGAATGAAGGGGCTTACCAAGAGCTTGTTGAGACTTTGCACCGTATTGTTGATGCGGGCGCGGCAACTCTCGATGACGAGGCGCTCCAAAAGGTGCAGCTTAAAATGGGTTCAGTTTACAACGATAAGCTCGAGCAGCCCATGGAAGCCGTTGAAGCGTACCGGCAGGTATTGGAAATCAATCCGCGTAATTTCTCGGCGATTGAAGCTCTTGAAAAGATTCATGCTGAGCAGGGTCAATGGGATGCTTACATTGACGTGCTTGAAAGACGCATGGAAGCGACTGACGAGCCCGACGATAAGATCCAAGTGCTACTATCGATTGGGGAGGCTTGGGAGAGTAAAGCCGAAAATCCAGACGGAGGGGTTTCAGCTTTTGAGCGTGTGCTTGAACATGCGCCCATGCACGATGTCGCTTTTGAAAAACTTGAGGCCTTGCATCGAAGTGCCGAGCGTTGGGAGCCGCTTGTTGAGCTGTATTTGTCTCGTCTTGAATACACGGGGGAGCCCGATGCTCGTCGTGCACTGTTTTTCCGTGTGGCTTCTGTCTATGAAAAAGAGCTTCATGACAACGAACGAGCTTTTGATGCCTTACTGGTTGCGTGGACGGAGGATCTCAGTAACGAAGCAGTTTCTGCCGAACTAGAGCGACTTGCTGCGCTAACACAACGTTGGAACGAGCTTCTTAGTCAGGCAAACGAAGCGTTGCAGGAGGAAGAAGATCCCGAGTTGCGACTGACCCTTTGTTTGCGTTGTGCACGTTGGTACGGCACCGAGCTTGGGCATCTAGAGTATGCCATTCCTTACTATGAGGAAATCAGGCAACTTGATCCGGTCAACGTTCCAGCGATGCGCCAGCTTACTGAGCTTTATCGTAAAACAGAGCAGTGGCAGCTTCTTGCACAAGTTCTCGTGCAACTTGCTGACATGACCGACCAAGCTGGAGAGAAGATGCTTCGTTTGGTCGAGCTTGGTGAGCTTTGTGAAAACGAGCTGGGGGTTGCTGACCAGGCCATGCCTTACTACAAGCAAGCTCTGGACGTTGATAGCGCGAACGTTGAAGCCCTCGGGAAGCTGGAGCATGTTTATCGCAAAAGGGAGCTTTTCGATGAGCTTAAACGTACGTTGCAGCGAACGGTGGATACCCTCGGAGATGATCCTGCGAGCGTTGCCGCGCGTCTTGAGCTGGCGAAAGTTTACGAAGAGCACTTCAAGCAAGACCAGCAAGCCACTGATGTACTAAGTAAAGTGCTTGAAATTGAGCCGGGCAATCCAGGCGCGCTTAAAGCGTTGCAAGGCTTGTACACTCGACATGAAAACTGGCAGGAGCTCCGAAGCGTATTCGAATCTCAGCTTGATGCTGTGGAAACCGAGCGTCAGCGAATCGATGTGCACATGCAACTCGCAATGCTTTGGGAAGAGCAATTTGTTAAGCCGGAAAAAGCTGCTGAACATCTCGAGGAGGTGGTCGCGCTCGATCCAACGCATCATGACGCTTATCTTGGTCTTGCAAGAGTCTACCGACGTTTGCAGTCATGGGAATCTCTCATCGAGACTTACAATAGACATGCGACATCTGCTCCGGATCGCGATTTAAGATTATGCTCTTTAAGCGTATGGGTGAGGTCTATGCACATGAGCTTGAGCAACCAGAGCGTGCTATTGATGCCTATCTGA
- a CDS encoding tetratricopeptide repeat protein — MLFKRMGEVYAHELEQPERAIDAYLNALDLEDNDVDALDALSELYAKKGDYSEAIQIMSKLSSLLDEPEKQVALRYRTGQVTLEHIGDLNEALTHFESALDIDAHHLPSLRAMRKIYIDMSDWHSAIRMLEREIAAQDNPRQISKAYVELGRLYDEKLEEHERAVEAYGKALEHDNYNEDAGLPLAKEFRKQGDYSKAMPLLQMLINTVDKRPKEEQFELWGLLGETAARVSDNTLAVEAYEHAHALDPKELSSLLGLAEAYYRNQAWDKAFKSYQMALVHHRDALEKEASTDIFFRLGNIKREQGETRKALNMFDKALDEIPTHRPSLEAIISLHEEQKDWERVVHFKKRMLDAVDGQGQIQLLDEIGSIWSDQLKNPQKAIESFNRAIELNPDDHRILHKMLALYQKTKQWPKAVELIDRISDLDERPLAKAKYAYTSGVIYRDELKNPALALDKFSECLDADPDQLKAFEAINKLLTQKKDWKGLERAFRKMLHRIVGKGNIELEFNLWHNLGVIYRDRMQNHENASEAFKMASALKPEDITEHQILAELYRIMPGKSAEAIKEHQSLLDCDAFRVDSYKELYKLYFEERDYDKAWCLSSALVFLQKAQEEHKQFYAQYKPKGLVKPKRRLDNDNWARVVRHPNEDPLLSAMFRSILPALLGIKAVSDKNLGLNKKHLHDPATSTVTFAKTFHFVTQILNVEIVPRLFLRPDAPGGVLHAVTQPPAMVAGSSVLQGFNPQDLTFVVAKHLSYYRPEYYIRKVLPSRDELKAALLASVRICGLGVQDPNIDQWASEISANMQPVYLEQLRRVCKQFVEAGAVTNVKRWIRAVELTVCRVGFLVNGELETAARMIQAEPQAGPDDLPAKDKISEIVRYSVSEDYFEARKLLGVQIDIG; from the coding sequence ATGCTCTTTAAGCGTATGGGTGAGGTCTATGCACATGAGCTTGAGCAACCAGAGCGTGCTATTGATGCCTATCTGAACGCACTTGATCTCGAGGACAACGATGTCGATGCACTTGATGCGCTTTCCGAACTGTATGCAAAAAAGGGCGATTACAGTGAGGCGATCCAGATCATGTCTAAACTCTCATCGTTGCTTGATGAGCCAGAGAAACAAGTTGCTTTGCGCTATCGAACGGGCCAAGTCACTTTGGAGCACATTGGTGATCTCAATGAAGCATTGACACATTTTGAAAGTGCTTTGGATATCGATGCGCATCATTTGCCTTCGCTTCGAGCGATGCGAAAGATTTACATTGATATGAGTGACTGGCATTCGGCCATTCGCATGTTAGAGCGCGAGATTGCGGCGCAGGATAACCCAAGGCAGATCTCAAAGGCTTATGTGGAACTGGGCAGGCTTTATGATGAGAAGCTTGAAGAGCATGAAAGAGCTGTTGAAGCCTACGGTAAAGCGCTTGAGCACGACAATTACAACGAAGATGCAGGTTTGCCGCTTGCCAAAGAGTTTCGCAAGCAAGGTGACTACAGCAAAGCAATGCCTTTGCTGCAGATGCTGATCAACACTGTAGATAAGCGGCCCAAAGAAGAGCAGTTTGAGCTTTGGGGCTTGCTTGGTGAGACTGCTGCTCGAGTCTCAGATAATACGCTTGCTGTTGAGGCCTATGAGCATGCGCACGCTCTTGATCCAAAGGAGCTCTCGTCATTGCTTGGTTTAGCGGAGGCTTACTATCGGAATCAAGCCTGGGATAAGGCGTTTAAGTCTTATCAGATGGCTTTGGTGCACCATCGCGATGCTCTCGAAAAAGAGGCAAGCACGGATATTTTCTTCCGTTTGGGCAATATCAAGCGTGAGCAAGGTGAAACGCGCAAGGCCTTGAATATGTTTGATAAGGCACTCGATGAAATCCCTACTCACCGTCCTTCGCTCGAAGCGATTATTTCGCTTCATGAAGAGCAAAAGGATTGGGAAAGGGTAGTGCATTTTAAAAAGCGCATGCTTGATGCTGTGGATGGGCAAGGTCAAATCCAGCTTTTGGACGAAATTGGTAGCATCTGGAGCGACCAACTTAAGAATCCGCAAAAAGCTATCGAGAGCTTTAACCGTGCAATTGAACTGAACCCAGATGACCATCGTATATTGCACAAAATGTTGGCCTTGTATCAAAAGACAAAGCAGTGGCCTAAAGCCGTTGAACTCATCGATCGTATCAGCGACTTGGATGAGCGGCCTTTAGCCAAAGCCAAGTATGCCTACACCTCAGGCGTTATTTATCGCGATGAGCTCAAGAATCCTGCGCTTGCGCTTGATAAATTTAGTGAGTGCTTGGATGCTGATCCAGACCAACTCAAAGCTTTCGAAGCGATTAATAAGTTGCTTACTCAAAAGAAGGATTGGAAGGGCTTGGAGCGTGCGTTTCGTAAGATGCTCCATCGCATTGTTGGTAAGGGGAACATCGAGCTCGAGTTTAATCTTTGGCACAACCTTGGCGTGATTTATCGCGATCGCATGCAGAATCATGAAAACGCTTCAGAGGCGTTTAAGATGGCAAGTGCTCTGAAACCTGAGGATATCACCGAGCATCAAATCCTTGCCGAGCTCTACCGAATTATGCCGGGTAAGAGCGCGGAGGCCATTAAGGAGCATCAATCGTTGCTTGACTGTGATGCATTTCGCGTTGACTCCTATAAAGAACTTTATAAGCTTTATTTTGAAGAGAGAGACTACGATAAGGCATGGTGTCTTTCATCGGCTCTAGTCTTTTTGCAAAAAGCACAAGAAGAGCACAAACAGTTCTACGCACAGTACAAGCCTAAGGGGCTCGTGAAGCCAAAACGTCGCTTAGATAACGATAACTGGGCGAGGGTAGTGCGACATCCTAATGAAGATCCTTTGCTTAGCGCGATGTTTCGCTCGATTTTGCCTGCCTTGTTAGGTATCAAAGCCGTTTCGGATAAGAACCTTGGTCTAAACAAAAAGCATTTGCATGACCCAGCAACGTCGACCGTTACTTTCGCAAAGACTTTTCATTTTGTGACGCAGATTCTCAATGTTGAGATAGTGCCACGCTTGTTCTTGCGGCCCGATGCTCCGGGCGGAGTTTTGCACGCAGTGACTCAACCACCGGCGATGGTAGCGGGCTCTTCAGTGTTGCAGGGCTTTAACCCACAGGACTTGACCTTCGTGGTGGCAAAGCATCTTTCCTATTACCGGCCGGAGTATTATATCCGCAAAGTTCTGCCTTCGCGCGATGAGCTTAAAGCAGCGCTTTTAGCTTCTGTACGAATCTGCGGTTTGGGCGTGCAAGATCCCAACATCGATCAGTGGGCTTCAGAGATCAGCGCGAATATGCAACCGGTTTACCTGGAACAGCTCAGGCGCGTATGTAAACAATTTGTCGAGGCAGGCGCTGTGACAAACGTTAAGCGATGGATTCGAGCCGTGGAGCTTACCGTGTGTCGCGTGGGCTTTTTGGTCAATGGTGAGCTGGAGACAGCTGCCCGGATGATTCAAGCTGAACCACAAGCTGGGCCCGATGATTTGCCTGCTAAAGACAAGATTTCCGAAATCGTACGTTACAGTGTTTCGGAAGACTATTTCGAAGCCCGCAAACTCCTTGGTGTACAAATCGACATCGGTTAA
- the tsaE gene encoding tRNA (adenosine(37)-N6)-threonylcarbamoyltransferase complex ATPase subunit type 1 TsaE translates to MPTIHSHSFVLESPEHSAALACWLAKQLSGQDLVLLEGELGAGKSFFASALVHALGVAESVPVTSPTFALMNEYHGRIPIVHADVYRLADPDELFELGLLEKLEAGAVAIVEWGNLIRSSCEHSYLNVFLEILGPDRRRAILAAEGSRPEAIVEAAKAMDIVELR, encoded by the coding sequence ATGCCCACCATCCATAGCCATAGTTTTGTGCTTGAATCGCCTGAGCATTCGGCAGCGCTTGCTTGTTGGTTGGCCAAGCAGCTTAGCGGACAAGATCTTGTGTTGCTCGAAGGTGAACTCGGAGCTGGAAAAAGCTTTTTTGCTTCGGCGCTTGTGCATGCTTTAGGGGTTGCTGAATCAGTTCCGGTCACCAGTCCTACCTTTGCTCTCATGAACGAGTATCACGGCCGCATTCCGATCGTCCATGCCGACGTCTATCGTCTCGCTGACCCTGATGAGCTCTTTGAGCTAGGTTTGCTTGAAAAGCTCGAGGCTGGAGCTGTCGCCATTGTCGAGTGGGGCAACCTTATTCGTTCATCGTGCGAGCATTCCTATCTCAATGTTTTCCTGGAAATTCTCGGGCCTGATCGCCGCAGAGCGATCTTAGCTGCCGAAGGAAGCCGTCCGGAGGCTATTGTAGAGGCCGCGAAAGCCATGGATATCGTCGAGTTGCGCTAA